One Marinobacter salsuginis genomic region harbors:
- a CDS encoding conjugal transfer protein TraW, which translates to MVLRIFITVISSCLAGSLIAAESQVLGRTYEIVEPDALTEIQSKVAQVDWETVMSDGVARNAAAQAVSLPRAREDRIRYHIPYYTAEFDVKDQNGQIIYPKGFQFNPLEHVRLPQRLMFISKDDLAWAQVHLKSTDMVMITSGDYRDIAMALQRPVFILTPPVRDRLSLQFVPSIVTQEGSTLRIEEHSINL; encoded by the coding sequence ATGGTGTTACGGATTTTTATAACAGTAATCAGTAGCTGTCTTGCCGGATCCCTGATTGCCGCCGAATCCCAAGTTCTTGGGCGCACCTATGAGATTGTTGAACCGGATGCACTGACTGAGATCCAGAGCAAGGTGGCTCAAGTTGATTGGGAAACAGTGATGAGTGACGGTGTTGCGCGCAATGCTGCCGCGCAAGCCGTGTCTCTGCCTCGCGCGCGGGAAGACCGCATTCGGTACCACATTCCTTATTACACGGCCGAATTCGATGTTAAGGACCAAAATGGGCAAATCATCTATCCAAAGGGATTCCAATTTAATCCCCTGGAGCATGTTCGTCTTCCCCAGCGGCTTATGTTTATCTCAAAAGATGACCTTGCCTGGGCACAGGTTCACCTAAAATCCACGGATATGGTCATGATCACCTCAGGTGATTACCGGGATATCGCCATGGCTTTGCAGCGCCCTGTTTTCATTCTTACCCCTCCTGTTCGCGACCGTCTCTCACTGCAGTTTGTTCCATCGATCGTGACACAAGAGGGCAGCACCCTCCGAATCGAAGAACACTCGATCAATCTCTAA
- a CDS encoding TraU family protein codes for MMSIRAILLLLTLIGAYTAPQSALASKCPSGVLNPVTDVSWQCIFPIRIGGLSIGKGDSGMPDPGADSPSVLCSCNSGAINRYGIGISMWEPARLIDTVSDPYCMMPLGFKLMNTGGKLGGSHMQEDGQSKTFQQMHYYFFPAFSILGLFYDIPCIAEREFDVAMMTELIPTWNNEILSLMIHPESLLFANPVAQLACAADSSGALVGRPVNSLFWCMGSWSGAYPLAGSITGTDYVTANAGIAARGIYFMARMGLLKESSSDGCYTAPVPIWSKDKYKLQLMKPVRDDSCRPIGQTGLLWSHYKHPPAGGDNFSWMVFRRLNCCVSY; via the coding sequence ATGATGAGTATTCGAGCAATCTTGCTTCTTTTAACACTTATAGGGGCTTACACGGCCCCTCAATCAGCCCTCGCGTCCAAATGCCCCTCTGGCGTCTTGAATCCTGTTACGGACGTCTCCTGGCAGTGCATCTTCCCGATTCGCATTGGCGGGCTGAGCATCGGTAAAGGCGATTCAGGAATGCCCGATCCTGGTGCTGACTCCCCTTCCGTGCTCTGCAGCTGTAATTCAGGAGCGATCAATCGATACGGCATTGGTATTTCTATGTGGGAGCCCGCACGGCTGATTGATACCGTTTCAGATCCCTACTGCATGATGCCTCTCGGATTCAAGTTGATGAACACCGGCGGGAAACTGGGCGGATCGCACATGCAGGAAGATGGTCAGTCCAAAACCTTCCAGCAGATGCATTACTACTTCTTTCCCGCATTTAGCATCTTGGGGCTGTTCTATGACATCCCCTGCATAGCAGAGCGAGAATTCGACGTAGCGATGATGACTGAACTCATCCCTACCTGGAACAACGAAATTCTCTCGCTGATGATTCACCCCGAGTCGTTGCTGTTCGCCAACCCGGTCGCTCAACTGGCGTGCGCTGCGGATTCCTCTGGCGCCTTGGTTGGAAGGCCCGTTAATTCCCTCTTCTGGTGCATGGGATCGTGGTCAGGAGCCTATCCCCTGGCCGGGTCAATAACCGGCACGGATTACGTGACGGCGAATGCCGGGATCGCAGCCCGCGGAATCTACTTCATGGCTCGGATGGGACTACTAAAAGAATCCTCCTCAGATGGCTGCTATACCGCGCCAGTTCCCATTTGGTCCAAGGACAAATACAAGCTGCAACTGATGAAGCCTGTTCGGGACGATAGCTGCCGGCCGATCGGTCAAACCGGTTTGTTGTGGAGCCATTACAAGCACCCCCCCGCAGGCGGTGACAATTTTTCATGGATGGTGTTTAGGAGGCTCAACTGCTGTGTTTCTTATTAA
- a CDS encoding type-F conjugative transfer system pilin assembly protein TrbC yields MFLIKSNLGFALTLCLMSPLASAESDAIPTLPDQINVPEEYLAIAKQAKERVMDSPAMKARVSEVMQEVNSDQWQARKNEFLSLLRADAGLDAGDPENPDPKATGSRALLFVSSSIPEITLRNYARDLEKVGGVMVMRGMIGGLKKTQPTMEFMAKVLRKNPTCEGPKCAMRGLDVVIDPIQFRNHNITKVPALVVEQNFDFQSYCEKGAATPGMQLPVVYGDSSLQSLLKRLTTMTGGAPAESILAKLENPNAQ; encoded by the coding sequence GTGTTTCTTATTAAAAGTAACCTGGGGTTTGCCCTAACCCTCTGTCTAATGAGCCCATTAGCCTCTGCGGAATCGGATGCCATTCCCACACTTCCCGATCAGATCAACGTGCCGGAGGAATATCTGGCGATCGCGAAACAGGCCAAAGAACGGGTGATGGATTCACCGGCGATGAAGGCCCGCGTCTCCGAAGTCATGCAGGAGGTGAACAGCGACCAGTGGCAAGCCCGAAAGAATGAATTTCTCAGTCTGCTTCGGGCCGATGCTGGCCTCGATGCTGGCGATCCTGAAAACCCAGACCCTAAAGCAACTGGCTCCCGCGCCCTGCTATTCGTCTCAAGCTCCATTCCGGAAATCACCTTGCGGAATTACGCCAGGGATCTTGAAAAGGTCGGTGGTGTGATGGTGATGCGCGGCATGATCGGTGGTCTCAAGAAAACACAGCCCACCATGGAATTCATGGCCAAGGTTCTTCGCAAGAACCCGACGTGTGAGGGGCCAAAGTGCGCAATGCGAGGGCTTGATGTCGTCATCGATCCCATCCAATTCAGGAATCACAACATCACCAAAGTCCCCGCCCTGGTCGTTGAGCAGAACTTTGATTTTCAAAGTTATTGCGAGAAAGGCGCTGCGACCCCCGGAATGCAACTGCCCGTGGTTTACGGGGATTCAAGCCTACAAAGTCTCCTGAAACGCTTAACCACTATGACCGGCGGCGCACCGGCCGAATCCATTCTTGCCAAGCTGGAGAACCCAAATGCTCAATAA
- a CDS encoding S26 family signal peptidase: MLNNKVKNVLLTLLVGAPLAFAISFVSDHLNITVSESVDHRIFWETDAIAGPGDYATFELSHELAGHEPVLISKRLMCWEGQTITQKDLEFFCDGESLGRAKTETLKGDPLPLFSYSGVVPAGKAWAYGSHPDSFDSRYWGFVDVSKTKRLKAIF; encoded by the coding sequence ATGCTCAATAATAAAGTGAAAAATGTCCTTCTCACTTTGCTTGTAGGGGCACCTCTTGCCTTTGCAATTTCCTTCGTTTCAGACCACCTCAATATCACGGTCTCTGAGTCTGTCGATCACAGAATTTTTTGGGAAACCGACGCCATTGCCGGGCCAGGCGACTATGCGACATTCGAGCTTTCTCATGAATTGGCGGGCCATGAACCTGTGTTAATCAGCAAAAGGCTCATGTGCTGGGAGGGTCAAACAATAACCCAAAAGGATCTTGAGTTTTTTTGCGATGGAGAGTCTCTGGGGCGCGCCAAGACTGAAACGCTCAAAGGCGATCCTTTACCCCTATTTTCCTATTCGGGAGTAGTACCTGCCGGCAAAGCTTGGGCCTATGGATCGCATCCCGATTCTTTCGACTCACGGTATTGGGGTTTTGTGGACGTCTCCAAAACCAAGCGCCTCAAAGCGATCTTTTAA
- a CDS encoding conjugal transfer protein TraF encodes MKFVLTLLLLALAASQANAIQQPNQDTQIKGYHWYEEPVKPSSEEDPDKKERQPLPPPPPAAEMMDMHPDDLKAMLENYLKEAVWLRTPESVLAYYRIQDVVRRKAAGFTAVSNMVMLQNPTLSGASQYPITSPGRKAELQQRANNQAQYLENFRGKYALALFSTEECPYCSPQRNILKLVSDRTGLETTEVNINKNPSAQARFDVQVTPMVILIERNSERWMPIAVGVESATKITSNAYRAIRYLRGETSPEQFLTPEYRQGGFFDPGAPKGESF; translated from the coding sequence ATGAAATTTGTACTGACACTGCTCTTGCTCGCTCTTGCTGCCTCACAGGCAAACGCCATCCAGCAGCCGAACCAGGATACTCAGATCAAGGGGTATCACTGGTATGAAGAACCGGTTAAGCCTTCTAGCGAAGAAGATCCCGATAAGAAGGAGAGGCAACCACTTCCTCCACCGCCACCGGCAGCGGAGATGATGGATATGCACCCGGATGACTTAAAAGCCATGCTCGAAAACTACCTGAAGGAAGCTGTTTGGCTTAGAACTCCGGAGAGTGTACTTGCCTATTATCGAATTCAGGATGTCGTGCGCCGCAAGGCTGCCGGATTTACGGCCGTGTCCAACATGGTCATGCTGCAAAATCCAACTCTCAGCGGTGCATCACAGTACCCGATTACTTCCCCAGGCCGAAAAGCGGAACTTCAGCAGCGCGCCAATAACCAGGCTCAATACCTAGAAAACTTCAGGGGCAAATATGCCCTAGCACTTTTCTCGACTGAAGAGTGCCCGTACTGCTCGCCTCAAAGAAACATTCTCAAGTTAGTGTCAGATCGCACCGGGCTTGAAACTACTGAAGTCAATATAAACAAAAACCCATCCGCTCAAGCGCGATTCGATGTCCAAGTGACCCCGATGGTTATTCTCATCGAGCGTAATAGCGAACGCTGGATGCCAATTGCAGTTGGGGTGGAATCAGCCACCAAAATCACCTCAAACGCATATCGCGCCATCCGCTATTTGAGAGGCGAGACATCCCCTGAGCAATTCCTCACACCCGAATATCGCCAGGGTGGATTCTTTGATCCGGGCGCGCCAAAGGGAGAATCGTTCTGA
- a CDS encoding conjugal transfer protein TraH has protein sequence MKRLILPTLILSLSAPVASANWTDDWFASSTSSGASSYKNQQRGFYSAGSYSARFNVSNDPLLTISPPRVSAGCGGVDLFLGGMSMLDPDYLVDKLQNMIQAAPAVAFDTAMKVMSKELSETMKSFEKIINDLNGIQINDCQFAKKLGEPVGDFIGTAASNRLKALDSKAATALGSVTSWYETTENQVAANQEPSVDVKQLTADCPTQFNNIFKTGSLLQNAADEFGFQYVDTMRGFVGDVMINATAAVKAPVIEPISSCPNNDESSIDDFVVGNAEKKVNGAGGPVCQTDSATPGGLLALVSNQMNAIATKIENKTALSAADEAFLTSSPIPILPIIVDSIALGDKAMAIALTEEVVAYAYAFYMVDDLYNTIDNMIREIDAVMNSTGAAGPQCDRTVYAEVADHLTGIKKDAYQFRMAARTSYLKKTQEQMAHIAFTAAQAKRQEEVLRRNAEDITQ, from the coding sequence ATGAAAAGGCTTATCCTCCCAACCCTAATCCTTTCGCTTTCCGCGCCAGTGGCCTCCGCAAACTGGACGGATGACTGGTTTGCTTCATCCACGTCCAGTGGCGCATCAAGCTACAAGAACCAGCAACGCGGTTTCTACTCTGCAGGCTCCTATTCAGCCCGCTTCAACGTGTCCAACGACCCGCTTCTCACTATTTCGCCCCCCAGGGTATCGGCAGGGTGTGGTGGTGTTGATCTTTTTCTTGGCGGGATGTCGATGCTCGACCCGGATTACCTGGTCGATAAGCTTCAGAACATGATTCAGGCAGCTCCTGCCGTCGCTTTCGACACAGCAATGAAAGTGATGAGCAAAGAACTCTCTGAGACGATGAAAAGTTTCGAAAAAATAATCAACGACTTGAACGGAATTCAGATCAACGATTGCCAATTTGCCAAAAAGCTTGGCGAGCCCGTTGGTGATTTTATCGGGACCGCAGCTAGCAACCGTCTCAAAGCCCTGGATAGCAAGGCGGCCACCGCACTTGGGTCAGTTACAAGCTGGTATGAAACGACTGAAAATCAAGTAGCAGCCAACCAGGAGCCATCCGTCGACGTCAAGCAGCTTACTGCCGATTGTCCGACCCAATTCAACAACATCTTCAAGACTGGCTCCCTACTACAGAATGCCGCTGACGAATTCGGTTTCCAGTACGTCGATACCATGCGTGGATTCGTGGGTGATGTGATGATCAACGCAACGGCAGCCGTAAAAGCCCCCGTCATCGAACCGATTAGCTCATGCCCCAATAACGACGAATCCAGCATCGATGATTTCGTTGTCGGCAATGCCGAAAAGAAAGTCAACGGTGCGGGTGGACCTGTTTGCCAAACGGATTCAGCGACTCCAGGCGGTCTTCTGGCGCTAGTGAGCAATCAGATGAATGCGATCGCCACCAAAATCGAGAACAAAACCGCTTTAAGTGCAGCAGATGAGGCGTTCCTGACCTCTTCTCCGATCCCAATCCTGCCAATTATTGTCGATTCCATTGCACTGGGAGACAAAGCAATGGCGATCGCTCTCACGGAAGAAGTCGTCGCCTATGCCTATGCGTTTTATATGGTCGATGATCTCTACAACACCATCGACAACATGATCCGCGAAATCGACGCGGTTATGAACAGCACAGGCGCCGCCGGCCCACAATGCGACAGAACAGTTTACGCCGAGGTTGCCGACCATCTAACCGGAATAAAAAAAGACGCTTACCAATTCCGAATGGCCGCGCGAACCAGCTACCTCAAAAAAACCCAAGAGCAGATGGCACACATCGCATTTACCGCTGCCCAGGCTAAGCGACAAGAAGAAGTTCTTCGGCGCAATGCAGAGGACATCACTCAATGA
- a CDS encoding conjugal transfer protein TraG N-terminal domain-containing protein: MKRTLPIIALILVAALPSTAFALDMDFYTYDGFTETVNAFKRISLVFANNQYTTLFAVAVVLGLLLGGLFTVGKGIINFQQSATGLSLSWLMTTLIGVAVFKALITPTGTVHVYDPVRNAYEAVPDVPDLIVLVAGMTNKAERAVQEIVDASAAHPYGTEGMGVGFELLLNATSDKTFSSDYYLQKSIRQYFKDCSKLALVLPSYAVDLAEIKSGTDDLLNQLADMKSPAMFTTMYSSGAGKAGTVMSCSDAYDNVLAPALNAAPTYDEHLNSVCTKTGFDIAVPAQKTACETKIQNMNLNVFGAAAAPPAQLLRNVVISNAIASVMLDENPDAGIRALTNRSMVNNGLGIAVSANEWMPKIRASVTAIVLGLIPILALFIVTPLFPMALKLIVALLGWIMLWGVMDVILAQIAVDQAYDAVDEIQRHNMGLSAMFLAPESATQALSLFGKARGMGITISAFIAAMLFKMSPYGLTSLAGNWSGHADGAGSDAANKAQSPVESMNHLNSLASARGSANLMAETGWNNIASVSEHNQAESHYRGLETMSGMADLGHTSPITSGKALGAYGAGGVVGGVAGAVQSNGGDSSPEALFKQGLNTSNVESQVRHGAASGRNQSAATFGMSVNEQEAINTAQSVSINTGNTQRVGTMLDRIAEQHPDLSRGQIFEAYATATNADLWGKLSATNWHPGEMVKFSEFSANMNQSELRGMMSYMAETGQSPSQIYEAVGSVRAASDHGTALALDEVTPQQLAVSQAIETMKRSADGQATYEQGMMRPGGMYEYLLDTGRLHQSAVASNLTTMELMSDGTGMSMQELVLRDRLASAGSFSMSKEEMQSAHDENGWFTQRQIDAVDDGARVTLALDNEGNIVHSSALSGNNAASDNHIRKDRSYTETDTTRIETGGRVELPNAAHWALSKDPADTARLADQFQKFAGDGEQGNKAMFLHQLTSVIDAVNSSNLSENVSVGGAFQAGLQTPLQDLSPVHASAMVNAGITYADHEDANMNRQALEKLAESTWNVMESYETQPGSLTPERDAATAAALHFQDGFQKLYSAAGEDADARYTTLSEHEGKELLNDGEEEKTPNRRSRSNAGR; the protein is encoded by the coding sequence ATGAAGCGCACACTTCCGATAATCGCTCTGATCCTCGTGGCAGCGCTACCAAGCACAGCGTTTGCCCTGGATATGGATTTCTATACCTATGACGGCTTCACGGAAACGGTAAACGCCTTTAAACGCATTTCACTGGTATTTGCGAATAATCAGTACACCACATTATTCGCCGTGGCCGTGGTACTCGGCCTGTTACTCGGTGGTTTGTTCACAGTCGGTAAAGGCATCATTAATTTCCAACAGTCGGCCACTGGCCTCAGCCTGTCCTGGTTAATGACGACCTTAATTGGCGTGGCTGTCTTTAAAGCATTGATCACTCCAACCGGCACTGTGCATGTATATGACCCGGTCCGAAATGCCTATGAAGCTGTGCCAGACGTTCCTGATTTGATTGTTTTGGTCGCTGGTATGACCAACAAAGCGGAGCGGGCAGTTCAAGAGATTGTGGATGCCTCGGCCGCTCATCCCTACGGGACAGAGGGAATGGGTGTTGGCTTCGAGCTCCTGCTCAACGCAACGTCGGATAAAACCTTTTCCTCCGATTATTACCTCCAGAAGTCTATCCGACAGTATTTCAAAGACTGCTCAAAACTTGCTCTTGTCCTTCCCAGCTACGCAGTGGATCTTGCCGAGATTAAAAGCGGCACGGACGACTTGCTGAACCAGTTAGCCGATATGAAATCGCCTGCGATGTTTACGACCATGTATTCCTCTGGCGCGGGCAAGGCCGGCACAGTGATGAGTTGCTCAGACGCTTATGACAATGTCCTGGCGCCGGCTCTAAACGCCGCGCCAACATACGATGAGCACCTGAATTCCGTTTGTACCAAAACCGGCTTTGATATAGCCGTACCCGCACAAAAAACAGCGTGCGAAACAAAGATTCAAAACATGAATCTTAACGTGTTTGGAGCCGCAGCCGCCCCACCTGCGCAATTGCTTAGAAACGTGGTCATTAGTAATGCAATCGCCAGCGTTATGCTTGATGAAAACCCAGATGCGGGGATCCGCGCCTTAACCAACCGGTCCATGGTCAACAACGGACTTGGAATTGCTGTTAGCGCGAACGAGTGGATGCCAAAGATTAGGGCTTCAGTTACCGCCATAGTGTTGGGACTGATCCCGATTCTGGCACTTTTCATTGTGACGCCACTATTCCCCATGGCCCTGAAGCTTATCGTGGCTCTTCTCGGCTGGATAATGCTGTGGGGGGTCATGGATGTGATCTTGGCACAAATTGCGGTCGACCAGGCCTACGATGCCGTTGACGAAATTCAGCGTCACAACATGGGGCTATCCGCAATGTTCCTTGCCCCCGAAAGTGCAACCCAGGCGCTTTCTCTTTTTGGAAAAGCCCGCGGCATGGGTATCACCATTTCGGCTTTCATCGCCGCCATGCTCTTCAAGATGTCGCCCTATGGCCTGACGTCTCTGGCTGGAAATTGGTCGGGGCATGCTGACGGCGCAGGCTCTGACGCAGCGAACAAAGCTCAGTCCCCTGTAGAAAGCATGAACCATTTGAATTCGCTTGCGAGTGCTCGCGGATCCGCAAACCTCATGGCCGAGACCGGGTGGAACAATATCGCCTCTGTTTCTGAGCACAATCAAGCAGAAAGCCACTACCGAGGCCTCGAAACGATGTCTGGCATGGCAGATCTTGGCCACACCAGTCCGATCACCTCAGGTAAAGCATTGGGCGCATATGGAGCCGGTGGAGTTGTGGGTGGCGTTGCTGGCGCCGTCCAATCCAACGGTGGAGATAGCTCCCCTGAAGCTCTATTCAAGCAGGGGCTAAACACCTCGAATGTAGAAAGCCAGGTGAGGCACGGGGCTGCCTCCGGCCGCAATCAGTCTGCCGCGACCTTTGGTATGTCTGTGAATGAGCAGGAAGCCATTAATACTGCACAGTCAGTTTCAATCAACACAGGCAACACTCAGCGTGTAGGCACCATGCTTGACCGTATCGCAGAGCAGCACCCTGATCTATCGAGAGGACAAATTTTTGAGGCTTATGCGACAGCCACTAATGCTGACCTGTGGGGCAAGTTGAGCGCTACTAACTGGCATCCCGGCGAGATGGTCAAGTTCTCAGAATTTTCAGCAAACATGAATCAGTCAGAGCTTCGCGGAATGATGAGTTACATGGCAGAAACGGGCCAGTCTCCATCCCAGATTTATGAGGCAGTAGGTTCCGTGCGCGCTGCTTCTGATCACGGAACTGCGCTGGCATTGGATGAAGTTACGCCACAGCAGCTTGCTGTTTCTCAAGCAATCGAAACTATGAAGCGATCAGCAGATGGCCAAGCAACTTATGAACAGGGAATGATGAGACCAGGAGGTATGTATGAATACCTCTTGGACACTGGAAGACTCCATCAGTCTGCCGTCGCTTCAAACCTCACCACAATGGAATTAATGTCCGATGGAACCGGAATGTCGATGCAAGAACTTGTTCTTCGCGATCGCCTGGCTTCGGCTGGCTCGTTTTCTATGTCCAAAGAAGAAATGCAGAGCGCACATGACGAAAACGGCTGGTTCACACAGCGTCAAATCGACGCGGTTGATGATGGGGCTCGGGTAACACTTGCTCTCGACAATGAGGGGAACATCGTTCACAGCAGCGCTCTGTCCGGTAACAACGCCGCCTCTGACAACCACATTCGCAAAGATAGGAGTTACACCGAAACTGACACCACCAGAATTGAAACCGGTGGGAGGGTCGAGCTCCCCAACGCGGCGCATTGGGCTCTTAGCAAGGATCCTGCTGATACAGCCCGCCTTGCCGACCAATTCCAGAAGTTTGCCGGCGATGGCGAACAAGGCAACAAAGCAATGTTCCTGCATCAGCTTACTAGCGTGATCGATGCAGTGAACAGCTCAAACCTCTCAGAAAACGTGAGTGTGGGCGGCGCTTTCCAGGCCGGGCTTCAAACACCGTTGCAAGATCTTTCTCCTGTCCATGCCTCAGCGATGGTGAACGCTGGCATTACATACGCTGATCACGAAGACGCAAATATGAATCGCCAGGCCTTGGAGAAGCTTGCGGAATCTACGTGGAACGTCATGGAGAGCTACGAAACACAACCCGGCTCTCTCACACCAGAAAGGGACGCCGCGACAGCCGCTGCGCTGCACTTCCAAGACGGCTTCCAAAAACTTTACTCGGCGGCTGGAGAGGATGCGGATGCCCGCTACACAACACTTTCTGAACATGAAGGCAAGGAGCTACTTAACGATGGCGAGGAAGAGAAGACCCCGAATCGTAGGTCTCGCAGCAATGCTGGTCGTTAG
- a CDS encoding lytic transglycosylase domain-containing protein — protein MLVVSSSVLADINQCFSEAAGRYQIPAKLLKAIALVESNNKTDAINGNNSDGSRDYGLMQINSQHLERLQPYRITAPVLVRDPCTNIHVGAWILAENLVTTKGDLWAAVGAYNAGFSTKPKVQRARRHYVSKVRDALNHVGE, from the coding sequence ATGCTGGTCGTTAGTTCTTCGGTATTGGCGGACATAAATCAATGTTTTTCTGAGGCCGCAGGTCGCTACCAGATCCCGGCAAAGTTATTGAAAGCAATTGCCCTTGTTGAAAGTAATAACAAAACCGATGCGATAAACGGCAACAACAGCGATGGTTCCAGAGATTATGGGTTAATGCAGATCAACTCCCAGCATTTAGAGCGGTTGCAGCCCTACCGAATAACAGCTCCTGTTCTGGTTCGCGATCCTTGCACCAATATCCATGTAGGCGCCTGGATCCTTGCCGAAAACCTCGTTACCACAAAAGGCGACCTTTGGGCCGCTGTGGGAGCCTATAACGCAGGATTCTCAACCAAACCAAAAGTACAGCGCGCCCGCCGGCACTATGTGTCGAAGGTCCGTGATGCCCTAAACCATGTAGGAGAGTGA
- a CDS encoding S49 family peptidase, producing MDQEKNTEQTLIEAFTRQQTAFADAIMSETRKARRNANFRTIGFILVIVTIFTINILYSRGILGGITIPKGESYVSLVRINGPIEAGKPTALSELENNLYQAFHDEDSKGVLLVINSPGGTPVQSHKLHQYLMQLKEETGKRLVVLGDDMLTSGAYMVAVAADKILVNPATLTGSIGVFQQSFGLKNLAEKAGVTARTIVAGDNKRRLDPFTDAKPEDLLKVQSVLDEIHQQFIAVVRSSRKDKLSEADDLFSGDYWTGTEALSLGLVDGISTYHRVLKEEFGSEHALDYSLKPGLFGRLPSVSESIADSIVSRISSELSNINGPRL from the coding sequence ATGGACCAGGAAAAAAACACCGAACAAACGCTTATCGAAGCATTTACTCGTCAGCAGACGGCCTTTGCCGACGCCATAATGTCAGAGACCCGGAAAGCTCGACGCAATGCGAATTTCAGGACGATTGGATTCATTCTGGTCATTGTCACTATTTTCACAATTAACATTCTTTACTCGCGAGGAATTCTCGGAGGCATAACGATCCCAAAAGGCGAATCCTATGTTTCCCTAGTAAGAATTAATGGCCCTATAGAGGCAGGAAAACCTACAGCACTTAGTGAATTAGAAAACAACCTTTACCAAGCCTTCCACGACGAAGATTCTAAGGGTGTTCTTCTAGTGATCAACTCGCCGGGTGGCACGCCCGTTCAGTCACACAAGCTTCACCAGTACCTAATGCAACTTAAAGAGGAAACTGGCAAGCGCTTGGTGGTGTTAGGTGACGACATGCTCACGAGCGGGGCTTATATGGTCGCAGTTGCTGCCGATAAGATACTAGTGAATCCGGCTACGCTCACTGGTTCGATCGGCGTCTTCCAGCAATCCTTTGGCCTTAAAAATCTTGCGGAGAAGGCTGGTGTAACAGCTAGAACTATCGTAGCTGGCGACAACAAAAGGAGGCTTGACCCTTTCACGGATGCAAAACCTGAGGACCTTCTTAAAGTTCAATCGGTGCTCGATGAAATACACCAGCAGTTCATTGCCGTTGTGCGATCATCCAGAAAAGATAAGCTGTCAGAGGCTGATGATCTTTTCAGCGGAGACTACTGGACAGGAACCGAAGCATTATCTCTTGGTTTAGTTGACGGAATATCCACTTACCATCGAGTGTTGAAAGAAGAGTTTGGCTCAGAACATGCCCTCGATTACAGCTTGAAACCAGGGCT